The Listeria monocytogenes genome window below encodes:
- the map gene encoding type I methionyl aminopeptidase: MITLKSRREIDEMKAAGKILADTHKELKKIIKPGITSWDLEVFTEEFLRKNGATPEQKGFEGYEYAICASINDEICHGFPRKQKLNQGDIITVDMVVNYHGALADSAWTYAVGEVPDDVKHLMDVTHKALYLGIEQAQVGARVGDIGHAIQTYVESENLAVVREFIGHGVGPTLHEKPDIPHYGTAGKGPRLKEGMVITVEPMVNMGAWKAKMDDNGWTARTVDGSLSAQYEHTFAITKDGPEILTYQGEND, translated from the coding sequence ATGATTACACTCAAATCAAGACGCGAAATTGATGAGATGAAAGCAGCAGGGAAAATCCTTGCCGATACGCATAAAGAACTTAAAAAAATTATTAAACCAGGGATTACTAGCTGGGATTTAGAAGTATTTACAGAAGAATTTTTACGTAAAAATGGCGCAACTCCAGAGCAAAAAGGCTTTGAAGGTTATGAATACGCTATTTGTGCAAGTATTAATGACGAAATTTGTCACGGGTTCCCGCGCAAACAAAAGCTTAACCAAGGCGATATTATTACAGTAGATATGGTCGTGAATTATCACGGCGCACTTGCTGATTCTGCTTGGACTTATGCAGTAGGAGAAGTGCCTGATGATGTGAAACATTTAATGGATGTAACGCATAAAGCACTTTACTTAGGTATTGAACAAGCACAAGTAGGCGCGAGAGTTGGCGATATTGGTCATGCTATTCAAACATACGTAGAATCAGAAAATCTTGCTGTTGTACGTGAGTTTATCGGTCATGGCGTTGGACCAACTTTGCATGAAAAACCAGATATCCCACATTATGGTACAGCTGGCAAAGGACCTCGCTTAAAAGAAGGCATGGTTATTACAGTGGAACCAATGGTCAATATGGGTGCTTGGAAAGCCAAAATGGACGATAATGGCTGGACTGCTAGAACCGTTGATGGCTCTTTGTCTGCACAATATGAACATACCTTTGCAATTACAAAAGATGGTCCAGAAATTTTAACGTATCAAGGCGAAAACGATTAA
- a CDS encoding DUF871 domain-containing protein, whose protein sequence is MRKLGISVFPQHVALEESLEYIETAAKYGFSRIFTCLISANDEAEFAKLETICKRAKELGFDVIADVDPTVFESLNITYKELDRFKELGLAGLRLDLGFSGSEEAAMSFDDTDLKIELNISNGTRYVENILSYQANVGNIIGCHNFYPRKYTGLSREHFLRTSKQFKDLNLRTAAFVSSNSGEFGPWFVVDGGLPTMEEHRGVDITVQAKDLWNTGLIDDVIVGNMFASEDELRALSELNRNELQLAVEFLDGATDVEKEIVLTQKHFNRGDASEYVLRSTMTRVNFKQFDFPAHDTNTIAKGDVTIDNDGYERYKGEMQVALQEMENSGNTNIVARIVPEERYLLDTILPWQHFRLVEKKK, encoded by the coding sequence ATGAGAAAATTAGGAATATCCGTATTTCCACAACATGTAGCACTAGAAGAATCATTAGAATATATTGAAACAGCTGCAAAATATGGTTTTAGCCGTATCTTCACTTGCTTGATTTCTGCTAATGATGAAGCGGAATTTGCTAAATTAGAAACTATTTGCAAACGCGCAAAAGAATTAGGATTTGACGTTATTGCTGATGTTGATCCTACTGTATTTGAATCGTTAAATATCACTTATAAAGAATTAGATCGTTTCAAAGAGCTTGGTTTAGCAGGCCTTCGTCTTGATTTAGGCTTCTCCGGTTCCGAAGAGGCAGCAATGTCATTCGACGATACGGACTTAAAAATCGAGTTAAACATTAGTAATGGTACTCGCTACGTTGAAAATATCCTATCTTACCAAGCCAACGTAGGAAATATCATTGGTTGTCATAACTTCTACCCAAGAAAATACACTGGTCTTTCCAGAGAACATTTCTTACGTACAAGTAAACAATTCAAAGATTTAAACTTACGTACAGCGGCGTTCGTATCTTCTAACAGCGGCGAATTTGGCCCTTGGTTTGTTGTGGACGGCGGGCTTCCAACAATGGAAGAACATCGCGGAGTAGACATTACTGTTCAAGCAAAAGATCTTTGGAACACTGGCCTGATTGATGACGTCATTGTCGGGAATATGTTCGCTTCTGAAGACGAATTACGCGCTTTAAGCGAATTAAACCGTAATGAATTACAATTAGCAGTAGAGTTTTTAGACGGCGCAACAGACGTGGAAAAAGAAATCGTTTTAACACAAAAACATTTCAATCGTGGCGATGCTTCCGAGTACGTGCTACGTTCAACAATGACGCGTGTTAATTTCAAACAATTCGATTTCCCTGCACACGACACAAATACTATTGCAAAAGGCGACGTGACTATCGATAACGACGGTTATGAGCGCTATAAAGGCGAAATGCAAGTAGCACTTCAAGAAATGGAAAACTCCGGCAACACCAATATCGTTGCTCGAATCGTTCCAGAAGAGCGCTATTTACTAGATACGATTCTACCATGGCAACATTTTAGATTGGTTGAGAAGAAGAAATAA
- a CDS encoding class I SAM-dependent methyltransferase, with protein MMKKTKRKKITLIILGGVIGMSFILYKPLISYLSEQAANPHGIIGEITTKIWSSYFEDLSKWTISNTEMNDVTHVLDIGYGGGSNIKNLAELNKNWTIYGADISEESYKTATNLNKKAINNGKVKLSIQDVALMNYQTGFFDLVYAIQTHMYWDNPQKGFEEIYRVMSQDGVLILSSEKDKIDYHMDEYKTTASLTALLKEIGFREVVEKEKGNWILYTVRK; from the coding sequence ATGATGAAAAAAACCAAAAGAAAGAAAATAACGCTAATTATTTTGGGAGGTGTCATTGGGATGAGTTTTATTTTATACAAACCATTAATTAGCTATTTAAGCGAACAAGCAGCAAATCCGCATGGAATTATTGGTGAAATTACTACGAAAATATGGTCATCCTATTTTGAAGATTTGAGTAAGTGGACAATTAGTAATACAGAAATGAATGATGTTACTCATGTATTAGATATTGGTTATGGTGGGGGTTCCAATATTAAAAACTTAGCTGAATTAAATAAAAATTGGACTATTTACGGAGCGGATATTTCTGAAGAATCTTATAAAACAGCCACCAATTTGAACAAAAAAGCAATCAATAATGGCAAAGTGAAGCTATCTATACAAGATGTCGCTTTGATGAATTATCAAACGGGTTTTTTCGATTTAGTTTATGCCATTCAAACACATATGTACTGGGATAATCCCCAAAAAGGCTTTGAAGAAATTTATCGTGTCATGTCACAAGATGGTGTTTTAATACTGTCATCCGAAAAAGATAAAATTGATTATCATATGGACGAATATAAAACAACCGCCTCACTAACAGCGCTCTTAAAAGAAATTGGCTTTAGGGAGGTAGTGGAGAAGGAGAAAGGGAATTGGATTTTGTATACGGTCAGAAAATAA
- a CDS encoding MDR family MFS transporter, with the protein MKFSTWDINLKVRLFGEALLDISFWMVFPFLTIYFSESIGRELTSLLLIISQVLAVFTALLGGYFADNFGRKRMMSISVIGEGFGFLVFAIGALHVVDSPYLSFAGFAIASVFMAFYQPASQAMIADVVPPEHRTHIYSVFYMMINIAVVIGPILGSVLFYNFTTETLLAIVCADLLLLFLLQKFGHETAPLLVNPDLQKEVVRKSIGAVLMEQLKNYKIIFKDKIFFLYIVAGIIISQSFMQLDLLFPLYIKEVIGASNLFAFHFTGEQLFGVIVSINGFFVAALTVVVTRWMSHFREKFVFMNSSFLYGIAIFLFGISTGPWGAICAIILFSFAELMTVGLQQTFVSQLAPEDKRAMYFSAAGLRYTLGKVIAPLAITISTLIGYTGTFTIIGILALISGLIYYYMYAEFEKQRQIS; encoded by the coding sequence ATGAAATTTAGTACATGGGACATCAATTTAAAAGTAAGGCTTTTTGGGGAAGCACTACTCGATATTTCTTTTTGGATGGTCTTCCCCTTTCTAACGATTTACTTTTCGGAAAGTATTGGGCGCGAGCTGACGAGTCTTTTGCTGATTATTTCGCAAGTGTTGGCGGTTTTCACAGCTTTGCTTGGCGGTTATTTTGCGGATAACTTTGGTCGTAAACGGATGATGAGTATTTCTGTCATTGGAGAAGGTTTTGGTTTTCTTGTTTTTGCAATAGGTGCACTTCATGTTGTGGATTCTCCTTACTTGAGTTTTGCTGGTTTCGCGATTGCGAGTGTTTTTATGGCGTTTTATCAGCCAGCAAGTCAAGCGATGATTGCGGATGTGGTTCCACCTGAACATCGGACGCATATTTATTCCGTGTTCTATATGATGATTAATATTGCGGTCGTTATTGGCCCCATTCTTGGTTCGGTCTTATTCTATAATTTCACGACAGAAACGCTACTTGCCATTGTTTGCGCGGATTTATTATTACTCTTTTTACTGCAAAAATTCGGTCATGAAACAGCCCCTCTTTTGGTTAATCCTGATTTACAAAAAGAGGTTGTTCGTAAAAGTATCGGTGCTGTTTTAATGGAGCAACTGAAAAACTATAAAATTATTTTTAAAGACAAGATCTTCTTTCTTTATATTGTTGCAGGGATTATTATTTCTCAGTCATTTATGCAACTGGATTTACTTTTCCCGCTCTATATTAAAGAAGTTATCGGTGCATCTAACTTGTTCGCGTTTCATTTTACAGGTGAGCAATTGTTCGGGGTTATTGTTTCTATTAACGGCTTCTTTGTTGCAGCGCTTACGGTCGTTGTCACTCGTTGGATGAGCCATTTTAGAGAAAAATTCGTCTTTATGAATTCTTCTTTTCTCTATGGGATAGCGATTTTCTTATTTGGTATCTCGACAGGCCCATGGGGAGCAATTTGTGCCATTATTCTCTTTAGCTTTGCGGAACTGATGACTGTTGGCTTACAACAAACCTTTGTTTCACAATTAGCTCCAGAAGATAAACGGGCGATGTACTTCTCTGCTGCTGGACTTCGTTATACGCTGGGTAAAGTCATTGCTCCACTTGCGATTACAATTTCGACTTTAATTGGCTATACTGGCACATTTACTATTATTGGTATTTTAGCGCTCATTAGCGGACTAATTTATTACTATATGTACGCAGAATTTGAAAAACAGCGTCAAATTTCCTAA
- the mreBH gene encoding rod-share determining protein MreBH, which produces MFGTTTIGIDLGTANILVYSKEKGIILNEPSVVALNTNDGTVLAIGQEAKEMIGKTPTSISAVRPMKDGVIADFDLTSGLLREIMRRISVSGVRKPNVVVCTPTGATSVERRAISDAVRSTGARSVVLIEEPVAAAIGADLPVAEPVANVIVDIGGGTSEIAIISYGGVVSSTSIRTGGDHMDEEIIQYIRKNYNLLIGQSTAERIKMELGYAPIEHVAQTADIRGRDLLTGLPKTIQVSSTEIQSALAETLQRILEAIRNTLELCPPELSGDIVDRGIILSGGGSLLQGFRDWLVQEIDVPVHMAPSPLESVAIGTGRSLVFADKLAKN; this is translated from the coding sequence ATGTTTGGAACAACAACTATTGGAATTGATTTAGGTACTGCGAATATTTTAGTTTACAGTAAAGAAAAAGGCATTATACTGAATGAACCTTCTGTGGTCGCGCTAAATACGAATGATGGAACGGTACTTGCGATTGGCCAGGAAGCAAAAGAGATGATTGGTAAAACGCCGACTTCGATTTCTGCTGTAAGACCAATGAAAGACGGTGTTATCGCTGACTTTGATTTAACGAGTGGGCTTTTGCGCGAGATTATGCGCCGGATTTCAGTTAGCGGTGTGAGAAAGCCCAATGTGGTCGTTTGCACACCCACTGGCGCAACATCAGTCGAGCGCCGCGCTATTTCTGACGCGGTAAGATCAACTGGCGCTCGTTCAGTCGTTTTAATCGAAGAGCCTGTTGCAGCTGCAATTGGCGCTGATTTACCTGTAGCCGAGCCTGTCGCTAATGTAATTGTGGATATTGGTGGCGGTACAAGTGAGATTGCAATTATTTCATATGGTGGCGTGGTTTCAAGCACTTCAATTCGCACAGGTGGCGATCATATGGATGAAGAGATTATTCAATATATCCGCAAAAATTACAATCTTTTAATTGGCCAATCGACGGCAGAACGAATTAAAATGGAGCTTGGTTATGCACCGATTGAACACGTAGCACAAACAGCAGATATTCGTGGTCGCGATTTACTTACTGGCTTACCAAAAACAATCCAAGTAAGTTCTACGGAAATCCAAAGCGCTTTAGCGGAAACACTACAACGTATATTAGAAGCTATTCGGAATACGCTTGAACTTTGCCCACCAGAATTAAGTGGAGATATTGTCGATCGTGGTATTATTTTAAGTGGTGGTGGCTCCCTACTTCAAGGTTTTCGCGACTGGCTTGTACAAGAAATAGATGTCCCTGTACATATGGCTCCAAGTCCTTTGGAATCCGTTGCAATTGGCACAGGTAGATCCCTCGTTTTTGCAGATAAATTAGCCAAGAATTAA
- a CDS encoding TetR/AcrR family transcriptional regulator, producing the protein MNNYEKRTRKKKTAIIQAALSLFGKKGFSDVSIKDIATLADVSQVSIYNYFGSKEALVSECASIIMQDTITLAEEILASEGTFTQKLERAIQLCNAEINLSLSKFISEKASKDAQFIALLVNNINALKNDIYMKYIAIGKQEKIIDSRLSDRSIQLFIEAINGLGFTVPEEELEEKQPEIVQLFLYGLIGKYNE; encoded by the coding sequence ATGAATAATTATGAAAAAAGAACACGAAAAAAGAAGACTGCAATTATCCAGGCAGCACTTTCTTTATTTGGGAAAAAAGGATTTTCCGATGTAAGTATTAAAGATATTGCCACCCTCGCAGATGTTTCGCAAGTATCTATTTATAATTATTTCGGAAGTAAAGAAGCGCTTGTTTCTGAATGTGCTAGCATTATTATGCAAGATACTATTACTTTAGCGGAAGAAATTTTAGCATCAGAAGGAACATTTACGCAAAAATTAGAGCGGGCTATTCAGCTGTGTAATGCAGAAATAAATCTTTCTTTAAGTAAATTTATTTCAGAAAAAGCTAGTAAAGACGCGCAATTTATCGCACTGTTAGTGAATAATATTAACGCACTTAAAAATGACATTTATATGAAATATATTGCTATTGGCAAGCAAGAAAAAATTATTGATAGCCGTCTTTCTGATCGATCGATTCAACTTTTTATTGAAGCAATTAATGGTTTAGGTTTCACAGTTCCAGAGGAAGAACTTGAGGAGAAACAGCCTGAGATAGTGCAGTTGTTTTTGTATGGGTTGATTGGGAAATATAATGAATAA
- a CDS encoding flavodoxin — protein MTKVMIVYASMTGNTQEIADILGEELEKYDIEVEIEECISVDPEDLLEYDGALIGGYTYDDGQLPDEFVDFYEDMADVDFSGKVCASFGSGDTFYDEYCLTVDLIETRLKEQGATVPVAGLKVDLDPDEEDVVRAESYAKTFVDVLKG, from the coding sequence ATGACAAAAGTGATGATCGTTTATGCCAGCATGACTGGTAATACACAAGAAATTGCCGACATTTTAGGTGAAGAATTAGAAAAATACGATATCGAAGTAGAAATTGAAGAATGTATTTCAGTTGATCCTGAAGATTTACTAGAATATGATGGTGCTCTAATCGGTGGCTATACATATGATGATGGTCAGCTTCCTGATGAGTTCGTTGATTTTTATGAAGATATGGCGGACGTTGATTTTAGCGGCAAAGTTTGCGCTTCTTTCGGTTCTGGCGATACTTTTTATGATGAATACTGTTTAACAGTTGATTTAATTGAAACTCGCTTAAAAGAGCAAGGCGCTACTGTTCCTGTTGCGGGGCTAAAAGTAGACCTTGATCCTGATGAAGAAGATGTTGTTCGCGCGGAAAGTTACGCAAAAACATTTGTTGATGTATTAAAAGGATAA
- a CDS encoding aminopeptidase, with product MTVFSEKLEKYAELIVKVGVNVQPEQKVVIMAPVDAAPLVRLISKYAFEVGAEDVIMDWRDEELGALRYKNAPLRVFESAPVHRVAEKTELAKEGACFISITSEDPDLLNGVDSNKIATFQKTMGGAMSEFRELMQANVVSWTVVAAASQGWAAKVFPDLTPAEQMETLWEAIFETTRINTENPVETWKNHDQTLAAKAESLNEKQFTSLHYTAPGTDLTIGLPKNHLWVGAGSKNKKGHEFMANMPTEEVFCCADKLKVEGYVSSTKPLSYAGNIIDDFKITFEKGRIVSVEAASGEEILKDLIATDEGSHYLGEVALVPDPSPISQSGILFYNTLFDENASNHLAIGSAYAFNVKGGEEMSREELEAAGVNNSLTHVDFMIGSSEMDIDGVTESGEVVPVFRKGDWAF from the coding sequence ATGACAGTATTTAGTGAAAAATTAGAAAAGTATGCAGAATTGATTGTAAAAGTTGGGGTAAATGTCCAACCTGAACAGAAAGTGGTAATTATGGCTCCAGTTGATGCGGCTCCCCTTGTTCGTCTTATTTCCAAATATGCTTTTGAAGTAGGCGCAGAGGATGTCATTATGGATTGGCGCGATGAAGAATTAGGCGCATTACGTTACAAAAATGCTCCACTACGCGTTTTTGAAAGTGCTCCGGTTCACCGTGTTGCAGAAAAAACAGAACTTGCCAAAGAAGGCGCTTGTTTTATCTCTATCACTTCCGAAGATCCAGATTTACTAAATGGCGTGGATAGCAACAAAATTGCGACATTCCAGAAAACAATGGGTGGAGCAATGAGCGAGTTTCGCGAGTTAATGCAAGCAAATGTCGTAAGCTGGACAGTTGTTGCAGCAGCTTCACAAGGATGGGCTGCAAAAGTATTCCCAGATCTAACGCCAGCAGAACAAATGGAAACACTTTGGGAAGCTATTTTTGAAACAACTCGTATTAACACCGAAAACCCAGTAGAAACTTGGAAAAATCACGATCAAACACTAGCTGCTAAAGCAGAAAGTTTAAATGAAAAACAATTTACTTCTTTACATTATACGGCTCCTGGAACTGACCTTACAATCGGTCTTCCAAAAAACCATCTTTGGGTTGGCGCTGGCAGTAAGAATAAAAAAGGACATGAATTTATGGCCAATATGCCAACAGAAGAAGTATTCTGTTGTGCGGATAAACTAAAAGTGGAAGGTTATGTTTCTAGTACAAAACCACTTAGTTATGCAGGAAATATTATCGATGACTTCAAAATCACTTTCGAAAAAGGTCGTATTGTAAGTGTAGAAGCAGCATCCGGCGAAGAAATTTTGAAAGATTTAATCGCGACAGATGAAGGCTCTCACTATTTAGGCGAAGTGGCGCTAGTTCCAGACCCTTCCCCTATTTCTCAATCCGGCATTTTATTCTACAATACACTATTTGACGAAAATGCTTCTAACCACTTAGCAATTGGTAGTGCGTATGCATTTAATGTTAAAGGTGGCGAAGAAATGTCTCGTGAAGAATTAGAAGCAGCTGGTGTGAACAATAGTTTAACACACGTTGATTTCATGATTGGTTCTTCTGAAATGGACATTGATGGTGTAACCGAATCTGGTGAAGTTGTTCCTGTTTTCCGTAAAGGCGACTGGGCGTTCTAA
- a CDS encoding PTS lactose/cellobiose transporter subunit IIA: protein MELEQTIMQLIVHGGNAKSDAMLAIEAAKKGDFDAADEQIKSAEAALLEAHHSQTSLIQGEARGEKAEVSLLLVHAQDHLMNAITFKDLAKEIIDLYRSK from the coding sequence ATGGAATTAGAACAAACAATTATGCAATTAATCGTACACGGGGGAAACGCTAAAAGCGACGCAATGCTAGCAATCGAAGCGGCAAAAAAAGGGGATTTTGACGCGGCAGATGAGCAAATCAAAAGTGCAGAAGCGGCACTACTTGAAGCACACCATTCACAAACTTCATTAATTCAAGGGGAAGCACGCGGCGAAAAGGCAGAAGTATCTTTACTACTAGTTCACGCGCAAGATCACTTAATGAACGCTATTACTTTTAAAGATTTAGCTAAAGAAATTATTGATTTATACCGCTCTAAATAA